Proteins encoded by one window of Dermochelys coriacea isolate rDerCor1 chromosome 13, rDerCor1.pri.v4, whole genome shotgun sequence:
- the LOC119841693 gene encoding LOW QUALITY PROTEIN: olfactory receptor 6M1-like (The sequence of the model RefSeq protein was modified relative to this genomic sequence to represent the inferred CDS: deleted 1 base in 1 codon; substituted 1 base at 1 genomic stop codon), whose protein sequence is MNPLNQTVVSEFILLAFPVTSELQIFLFVILLLIYLLTLMGNMLIISIIWFHHRLHAAMYFFLSNLSFLDILFTSGISPTMLVSLLSERKTISITSQTFIFLSTVEFVLLKVMSFNRYVAIFKPLCYTVIMNGRVCSRLLLSCWMVASLSMLGPTRAYTRLPFCSQELDHLFCLINPLQKAACVDTSYLDFVLSSIVLLGSLMLTLVSYTHSIATVLRVPSVQGRKKAFSTCVSHLTVVTIAYGSSIFVHVXLQHNQSLASEKGASLFAEVVIPLLKPFISSLRNDRVKEVLRDAVVRLMG, encoded by the exons ATGAATCCTCTCAATCAAACTGTGGTGTCAGAGTTCATTCTGCTGGCTTTTCCAGTTACCTCAGAACTGCAGATATTCCTCTTTGTGATCCTGCTGCTGATTTACCTGCTCACCCTCATGGGGAATATGCTCATCATTTCCATCATATGGTTCCATCATCGCCTGCATGCTGCCATGTATTTCTTCCTCAGCAACTTGTCCTTCCTGGACATCTTGTTCACCTCGGGCATTTCCCCTACAATGCTGGTCAGCCTCCTTTCAGAGAGAAAGACCATCTCCATCACATCCCAAACCTTCATCTTCCTGAGCACAGTGGAGTTTG tcttactgaaGGTGATGTCCTTCAATCGATATGTAGCCATCTTCAAGCCCTTATGCTACACAGTCATTATGAATGGCAGGGTGTGCTCCAGGCTTCTACTTAGCTGTTGGATGGTAGCTTCTCTATCCATGCTTGGTCCAACCAGAGCGTACACCAGGCTACCTTTCTGCAGCCAAGAACTAGACCATTTATTTTGTCTTATCAACCCTCTGCAAAAAGCTGCCTGTGTCGACACCAGCTACCTGGACTTCGTTCTCTCCTCCATTGTATTGCTG GGCTCCTTAATGTTGACCTTAGTGTCCTACACCCACAGCATAGccactgtcctcagggtcccctcTGTCCAAGGGCGCAAAAAAGCCTTTTCCACTTGTGTCTCTCACCTCACCGTAGTAACCATTGCCTATGGGAGTTCCATTTTTGTGCATGTCTGACTGCAGCACAACCAATCCTTGGCTTCTGAAAAAGGAGCTTCTCTGTTCGCTGAGGTGGTGATACCCCTGTTGAAACCTTTCATCTCTAGCCTCAGGAATGATAGAGTTAAAGAGGTCTTGAGAGATGCTGTTGTGAGGCTTATGGGTTAG